The Candidatus Equadaptatus faecalis genome includes the window TTTTTAATGTCTGAATGATAAACGGATTTGTCCCCAACGACGTCGATAATTCTGTCAGGATTAAGCGACAGCAGGCCTTCGTAAGAAATCCGCTGATAGTTTGTAGCGCGTGATTTTACAATGTTTTTTCCGCCTGCGATTTCAAGCAGCTCGCTGTAAAAGGTTTCGTGTCCCGCCGCGTAGAAGCTGCGTATTCTCGGCTCCGACAGTTCCCTGGAAACGCATATTACAACAGACGGCTTCGGATATTTTGCCGTTTTTTTTCTTATTGTATCTAGATCTTTTTGTATGCCGCGGACGAGACTGTCTGCTTTTTTGTCTTCCCCGCATATTTTCCCCACGCTTTTGATTGAAGCCAAAACTTCCTGTATCGTTGCCTGTTTTATTACGGCATATTTTATCCCGGTCTGTTTCAGCCGGAGAATTAAAGAGTCCTGCAGGTCGGAAACAACGACTAAATCAACGCCGCCTGCAAGCAGCCGTTCAAGGTTTGTTCCGTTGAAGTAATCTCCCACGCATTTTTTTTGCTTCGCCTCCGGAGGCCAGTCGCAATAGGTGGTTACCCCGGCAATTTTGTTTCCCTGTCCCAGGGCAAACAGGATTTCGGTGCCGACCGGAGTGAGAGACACGATTTTCTTTGGGGCAGCATATGCAGGGCTCCAAAGGGCAAGCAGTATA containing:
- a CDS encoding ABC transporter substrate-binding protein, giving the protein MKKFITVLLILLALWSPAYAAPKKIVSLTPVGTEILFALGQGNKIAGVTTYCDWPPEAKQKKCVGDYFNGTNLERLLAGGVDLVVVSDLQDSLILRLKQTGIKYAVIKQATIQEVLASIKSVGKICGEDKKADSLVRGIQKDLDTIRKKTAKYPKPSVVICVSRELSEPRIRSFYAAGHETFYSELLEIAGGKNIVKSRATNYQRISYEGLLSLNPDRIIDVVGDKSVYHSDIKKVDLDKIFDKNNLKRQWTSLAGVKAAVDGNIHIFSGTLYLRPGPRMAQIALSFAKALHPEAFR